The nucleotide sequence ATTCAAAGGAATTGGGAGCCACCGAGGCCATCAGAGGGGTGATCAATCGATTGGCGATCATGTTGCGGTGCTTGGTATAGAGGCGCATCTCTACGGGTTCAGCCCCTAGCGAACTCTTTGCCTGCTCGGCTGTACGTCCGTAATTGATGCGCTGATGACCGCCTTCGATGGCCCTTCTTAGGAATTCCACAAGCATGCGCTGATATAGACCGAGTTCCCGGTTGCAGTCATAATCCAAGCCCACATAATGCACCTCGAGTTCCTCGCCACAATCAAATGCCGATAGGAAGCCCACAAGCTTTCCTTCACACTCCACCGATT is from Flavobacteriales bacterium and encodes:
- a CDS encoding GNAT family N-acetyltransferase; amino-acid sequence: SVECEGKLVGFLSAFDCGEELEVHYVGLDYDCNRELGLYQRMLVEFLRRAIEGGHQRINYGRTAEQAKSSLGAEPVEMRLYTKHRNMIANRLITPLMASVAPNSFELRSPFKQVKVS